AAATTTCTCGAAATATGGAAGGGAATACATGAATTTTCAGGATCCTATTTTAACCGAAGCTAAAAAAGACTTCCAGTACCTTTTAGAGCGTGGTTTTCCCCGTACTGGGGCTCTGGAATATGTGGGTAACCATTACTTACTGGGAGATCTGGAGAGGAATTATCTGATTCGTACAGTGTTTCCTCGCGCAAAAATTGAAAGTCGTAGGAATAAATTAATTTTATTATCCGATATAAAGGGTAAAGATGTCCTCCTGGATGGTTACAATGTTCTTATCACTGTGGAAGCCCTTATACAGGGAGAAAAAGAAGTGGTAGTAAAATGTGAGGATGGAGTTATCCGGGATGTGAAGGCGGTCTTCGGGAAGTATAAAAAGAATGAAAATACAGCACCTGCCTTGAATTCTATCATTTCCCTGCTGAAGATCTTCAAACCTAAAGGTGTGTTCTTTTTCTTTGACAGTCCGGTGAGTTTAAGTGGGGAGCTGGCCAGGGCCACCCGGGAAATTTTAAACACACAAAAAGTGTCCGGTGATGCCCAGACCTCAGAAAATGTGGATTCTCAACTGATTAGTTTATCCCATGAAGTGGACGGTGTTGTGGCCACCAGCGATGGTATCGTAATGGACAAAGTGGATAAAGTGCTGGATGTTCCGAGTTATGTGTCTCGTTTAAATAGAGGTAAACCTGCAGTAAAATAAGTAATTTACTAAACGCGTAACAAAATAAAATTATTTATTAAGGTTAAGTAATTACTAAAC
This portion of the Methanobacterium formicicum genome encodes:
- a CDS encoding DUF434 domain-containing protein, which encodes MNFQDPILTEAKKDFQYLLERGFPRTGALEYVGNHYLLGDLERNYLIRTVFPRAKIESRRNKLILLSDIKGKDVLLDGYNVLITVEALIQGEKEVVVKCEDGVIRDVKAVFGKYKKNENTAPALNSIISLLKIFKPKGVFFFFDSPVSLSGELARATREILNTQKVSGDAQTSENVDSQLISLSHEVDGVVATSDGIVMDKVDKVLDVPSYVSRLNRGKPAVK